One stretch of Eggerthella lenta DSM 2243 DNA includes these proteins:
- a CDS encoding ATP-binding protein yields the protein MVAGFKIKEIELRSEEGTRFSPKALTIIVGPNNAGKSRFLKEVRSALLGRLSDEDGGLILGRKIISTIELLLPESTDALFEWFDLDRKVVRDENGNYGVREYCNTGININQYGQIVREECATKYQGQWKDVIESHYASPNDARALDALLNFIGPLLVGYSGTEDRLILSAGEPYYGVADSNTNFLSRVRSQDQILDDLSEISKRLFGKDVVLDDVTKGGMIQFKTGSDFSSYRTSARGTSDFEFLLEQGVSLKDEGDGFRSFVSVYLALRSGDKPVVLIDEPESFLHPPQAYELGKVIGSSAEQCSQMIIATHSTHLLNGIMSTCDWDNCDILRLQRDGDSLRANLLDREGLDRVKGDPLLRSTRLLEGVFTRVVVVVESESDELVYREILNKVGVADEAFFVNVHSKDRIAFAVEFYKNVGVPCCAVMDFDILNDKNKFKRVLKCFECDPSGRLSQIAQETRDAIECDAGKPEETKLRYKRDPLMYLDKIENEVEELLDRCLECGCLIVRTGELETVFGEKVAYRSSKRAWLSEALDYLNHLEPGELTSLAIVSDLIKMLQVAK from the coding sequence ATGGTCGCTGGTTTTAAGATTAAGGAAATTGAGCTCCGTTCAGAAGAAGGAACTCGGTTCAGCCCAAAAGCACTAACAATCATTGTTGGGCCAAATAATGCTGGGAAAAGTAGGTTTCTGAAAGAAGTTCGGTCTGCCCTTTTGGGTAGATTGAGCGACGAAGACGGCGGCCTAATCCTGGGTCGGAAAATAATAAGCACTATTGAATTGCTGCTTCCCGAATCGACGGACGCTCTATTTGAGTGGTTTGATCTGGATCGAAAAGTGGTTCGCGATGAAAATGGAAACTATGGTGTAAGAGAGTACTGCAATACTGGAATTAATATTAATCAATATGGTCAAATAGTTCGAGAAGAGTGTGCGACAAAATATCAGGGACAGTGGAAGGATGTAATCGAATCTCATTATGCCTCTCCCAATGATGCGCGTGCTTTAGATGCGCTTCTCAATTTCATAGGGCCACTGCTTGTCGGCTATTCTGGCACAGAAGATAGATTGATTCTTTCCGCTGGAGAACCGTACTACGGCGTGGCAGATTCAAATACGAATTTTCTTTCACGAGTTCGATCCCAAGATCAAATCCTTGATGACTTGTCGGAAATTTCTAAAAGATTATTTGGGAAAGATGTCGTACTCGATGACGTTACAAAAGGTGGAATGATCCAATTCAAGACTGGTTCGGATTTTTCGAGTTACAGAACAAGTGCTCGTGGAACCTCAGATTTCGAATTCCTGTTAGAGCAGGGTGTTTCCTTGAAAGACGAAGGAGATGGGTTTCGAAGCTTCGTTTCTGTATATCTTGCTCTTAGGTCGGGAGACAAACCTGTAGTTCTAATTGACGAGCCAGAGTCTTTTCTTCATCCGCCTCAAGCTTACGAACTGGGGAAGGTGATTGGCTCTTCAGCTGAACAATGCAGCCAAATGATCATAGCGACGCATAGTACGCATCTTCTTAATGGCATCATGTCAACATGCGACTGGGATAACTGCGACATTTTAAGACTACAGCGCGACGGAGACTCTCTTCGAGCGAACTTGCTTGACCGCGAGGGCTTGGATAGGGTGAAAGGGGATCCTCTGCTGAGAAGCACGCGTCTTTTGGAGGGCGTTTTTACGCGTGTCGTAGTTGTAGTGGAGTCGGAGTCGGATGAGCTTGTGTATCGGGAAATCCTGAATAAAGTGGGCGTAGCCGACGAGGCGTTCTTTGTTAACGTGCACAGCAAGGACAGAATTGCATTCGCGGTGGAATTTTATAAGAACGTTGGCGTTCCCTGCTGCGCAGTGATGGATTTTGATATTTTGAATGATAAGAATAAGTTCAAAAGAGTCTTGAAGTGTTTTGAATGTGACCCTAGCGGAAGGCTTTCCCAGATAGCTCAAGAGACAAGAGACGCTATAGAATGCGATGCGGGAAAGCCCGAAGAGACAAAGCTACGGTACAAACGCGATCCTTTGATGTATCTAGATAAGATTGAGAATGAAGTTGAAGAGTTGCTAGATCGATGCTTGGAGTGCGGTTGTCTTATTGTGAGGACGGGCGAACTCGAAACCGTTTTTGGAGAAAAGGTAGCCTATCGATCTTCGAAACGGGCTTGGCTCTCCGAAGCCCTGGATTATCTGAACCATTTGGAGCCTGGCGAATTAACTTCTCTTGCGATCGTTTCCGATCTCATAAAGATGTTGCAGGTTGCGAAATAG
- a CDS encoding undecaprenyl-diphosphate phosphatase, translating into MIIEALKAFLIGIVEGITEWLPISSTGHMILVDEFVKLQVSDEFLALFLVVIQLGAIMAVLILYFHKLNPFSPKKDAVEKKSTWRLWGMVAIGCIPAAVIGLLFDDLVNEYFYNKVTVAAMLILYGVVFIVLERRNRRRLREAEAALEAPRGRHARVSYGDVSDEAEASLFKITDVDEIDWKTALKIGCFQVLAIIPGTSRSGATIIGGMLAGCSRTAAAEFTFFLAIPIMFGWGLVKCIKFVAAGIAMTSTEILVLAVGIITAFAMSVVAIKFLMGYIKKNDFTAFGWYRIVVGVLVLGYFVFESMGMLP; encoded by the coding sequence ATGATCATCGAAGCATTGAAGGCCTTCCTCATCGGCATCGTGGAGGGCATCACCGAATGGCTGCCCATCTCCTCGACCGGCCATATGATCCTCGTGGACGAGTTCGTGAAGCTGCAGGTGTCCGACGAGTTTTTGGCCCTGTTCCTCGTGGTCATCCAGCTGGGCGCCATCATGGCCGTGCTCATCCTGTACTTCCACAAGCTGAACCCGTTCTCGCCGAAGAAGGACGCCGTCGAGAAGAAGAGCACGTGGCGTCTGTGGGGCATGGTGGCCATCGGCTGCATCCCGGCTGCCGTCATCGGCCTCTTGTTCGACGATCTGGTGAACGAGTACTTCTACAACAAGGTGACCGTGGCGGCCATGCTCATCCTGTACGGCGTGGTGTTCATCGTGCTCGAGCGCCGCAATCGCCGTCGACTGCGCGAGGCCGAAGCCGCCCTCGAGGCGCCGCGCGGCCGCCATGCGCGCGTGTCGTACGGCGATGTGTCCGACGAGGCCGAGGCATCGCTGTTCAAGATCACCGACGTGGACGAGATCGACTGGAAAACCGCGCTCAAGATCGGCTGCTTCCAGGTATTGGCCATCATCCCCGGCACCAGCCGCTCCGGTGCCACCATCATCGGCGGCATGCTGGCCGGCTGTTCGCGCACCGCGGCGGCCGAGTTCACGTTCTTCCTGGCCATTCCCATCATGTTCGGCTGGGGTCTGGTGAAGTGCATCAAGTTCGTGGCGGCCGGCATCGCCATGACCTCCACCGAGATCCTCGTGCTGGCGGTGGGAATCATCACGGCGTTCGCCATGTCGGTGGTGGCCATCAAGTTCCTCATGGGCTATATCAAGAAGAACGACTTCACCGCGTTCGGCTGGTACCGCATCGTCGTAGGCGTGCTGGTGCTGGGCTACTTCGTCTTCGAAAGCATGGGCATGCTGCCGTAA
- a CDS encoding AEC family transporter, whose product MISQFADIFVQMVVLFAVGATGYAAKRLNLMDEDFDKKFSKLILNTALPALILASVLTAETLPSATKILWTAGVSCASYVVLVAIGFSITAALRVPDGRKGVFRFMMVFGNTGFIGFPVTAAVFGAEALIYTTVFNLAFNALVFTLGVWMLATDNKYGVKIKMSPKSFLSPCIVASVASIALAFAGIHGVPVLGEALDTLGSLTTPAAMLIIGSSLANVPARQLVGGPRLMAAALVRLLVAPALVWLPLHFLVSDPVLLGVIVLLSAMPVATNGTMLCYQYGGDSKTMAQGTFVTTLGAVFTIPLLAVLFMA is encoded by the coding sequence TTGATCTCGCAATTCGCCGACATATTCGTGCAGATGGTCGTCCTGTTCGCCGTGGGCGCGACAGGTTACGCCGCCAAGCGGCTGAACCTCATGGACGAGGACTTCGACAAGAAGTTCTCGAAGCTCATCCTGAATACGGCGTTGCCGGCGCTTATACTGGCCTCCGTGCTGACCGCCGAAACGCTGCCCTCGGCGACGAAGATCCTCTGGACCGCGGGCGTTTCGTGCGCCAGCTACGTGGTGCTCGTCGCAATCGGATTCTCCATCACGGCCGCGCTGCGCGTGCCCGACGGACGCAAAGGCGTCTTCCGGTTCATGATGGTGTTCGGCAACACGGGCTTCATCGGCTTCCCCGTGACGGCGGCTGTTTTCGGCGCGGAGGCGCTCATCTACACGACGGTGTTCAATCTCGCGTTCAATGCGCTCGTCTTCACGCTGGGCGTGTGGATGCTCGCCACGGACAACAAATACGGCGTGAAGATCAAGATGAGCCCGAAGTCGTTCCTCTCGCCGTGCATCGTGGCCAGCGTCGCGTCAATCGCGCTGGCGTTCGCCGGCATCCACGGCGTGCCGGTGCTCGGCGAGGCGCTGGACACCCTGGGCTCGCTCACCACCCCGGCGGCTATGCTCATCATCGGCTCGTCGCTGGCCAACGTGCCGGCGCGCCAGCTGGTGGGCGGGCCGCGCCTCATGGCGGCCGCGCTCGTGCGCCTGTTGGTCGCGCCAGCGCTCGTATGGCTGCCGCTGCATTTCCTCGTGAGCGACCCCGTGCTGCTGGGCGTGATCGTGCTGCTGTCGGCCATGCCGGTGGCCACGAACGGCACCATGCTGTGCTACCAGTACGGCGGCGACAGCAAGACTATGGCGCAGGGCACGTTCGTAACCACGCTGGGCGCCGTTTTCACCATCCCGCTGCTCGCCGTGCTGTTCATGGCGTAG
- a CDS encoding chorismate mutase has protein sequence MSERDSSLAEIQEHRAKIDEIDKQIVALLNKRAGHSLVIRGLKPGAHLGLYDAKREEEIFAKVSSYNEGPLYNENLCEIYATILKIMKETPSV, from the coding sequence ATGTCTGAGAGAGACAGCTCCCTGGCGGAGATCCAAGAACATCGTGCCAAGATCGACGAGATCGACAAGCAGATCGTCGCGCTGCTCAACAAGCGCGCCGGCCACTCGCTGGTCATCCGCGGTTTGAAGCCCGGAGCCCACCTGGGCCTGTACGACGCCAAGCGCGAAGAGGAGATATTCGCGAAGGTGAGCAGCTACAACGAGGGTCCTTTGTACAACGAGAACCTGTGCGAGATCTACGCCACCATTCTCAAGATCATGAAGGAGACCCCGTCCGTATGA
- the aroF gene encoding 3-deoxy-7-phosphoheptulonate synthase, translated as MSEAKIAPIPDLGTRTDEITIFAGPCSVESAEQFEEVAECVAGLGLTWIRGGAFKPRTNPHSFQGLGEEALKIMRDSGEKHGLKTLTEVMDSAHCELVHSYVDGLQVGARNFQNFSLLKKIGQVTAESHKMVLYKRGFAGTIAEWLAATDYLTAEGNDNVVLCERGIRTFETATRFTLDIAAIPVIHKQSLCPVCIDVSHPAGQRDLVPSLAFAAVAAGADSLMIEVHPNPPAALSDGPQQLTPAQFKVLVAKLREIAAVFGKKIV; from the coding sequence ATGAGCGAAGCGAAGATAGCCCCCATCCCCGACTTGGGCACCCGCACCGACGAGATCACCATCTTCGCCGGCCCGTGCTCCGTCGAGTCGGCCGAGCAGTTCGAAGAAGTGGCCGAATGCGTCGCGGGCCTCGGTCTCACCTGGATTCGCGGCGGCGCGTTCAAGCCCCGCACGAACCCGCACTCGTTCCAGGGCCTGGGCGAGGAGGCCCTCAAGATCATGCGCGATTCCGGCGAGAAGCACGGCCTGAAAACGCTCACCGAGGTCATGGACTCGGCGCACTGCGAGCTGGTCCACTCCTATGTGGACGGCCTGCAGGTAGGCGCGCGCAACTTCCAGAACTTCAGCCTGTTGAAGAAAATCGGCCAGGTCACCGCCGAGTCGCACAAGATGGTGCTGTACAAGCGCGGTTTCGCGGGCACCATCGCCGAATGGCTGGCCGCCACCGACTACCTCACGGCGGAAGGCAACGACAACGTGGTGCTGTGCGAGCGCGGCATCCGCACGTTCGAGACGGCCACGCGCTTCACGCTGGACATCGCCGCCATCCCGGTGATCCACAAGCAGTCGCTGTGCCCGGTGTGCATCGACGTGTCGCACCCTGCCGGCCAGCGCGACCTGGTGCCGTCGCTCGCCTTTGCCGCCGTGGCGGCCGGCGCCGACTCCCTCATGATCGAGGTGCATCCCAACCCGCCCGCGGCCCTGTCCGACGGCCCGCAGCAGCTGACGCCGGCCCAGTTCAAGGTGCTCGTGGCGAAGCTGCGCGAGATCGCCGCCGTCTTCGGCAAGAAGATCGTGTAA
- a CDS encoding Na/Pi cotransporter family protein codes for MNAPMETVFGLLGGLAVFLFGMNMMSESLQKAAGAKMKSILSMLTSNPVLGVLAGAVATAVLQSSSATTVMAIGFVSARLMTLRQAIAVIFGANIGTTMTAQLMAFKLSDYIWLIVFVGFIVWFAAKDERVKNIGQTVFAFGLLFVGIDTMGAVMKPLAQSEVFLAMIDQVKDIPALGVAAGTVMTLVVQSSSATIAVLQSFASQPGPDGVTSVLGLQGSIPILLGDNIGTTITALLACIGQSRDAKRTAVAHSVFNVTGAFVFIWFVPLIAQFVQLLTPGPELDVIARQIANAHTTFNIVCTLLWLPFIGAMVKIVTFLVPGKAGEAAPGALVVLDDKILGQPVFAIRMFGEELQKYCDKVRAMLAALPEAIANRDAAALKALQADCAQVEAAESELANYAVELLSAGATSERQAAEISDLMFIVDAAGRIGSRCGEAAALYGERLSSKKPFSDEAREELAESAAMVADMYDAVLRFLSDGGTASEQVLDERRRQIVKRQSRARKAHFRRVGSRQCAPENKAVYNQLLLCLERAGNECSNLVEHGAELSMWGDALGADRPGSHDGGAPPVAKRSEAPVDELAEALA; via the coding sequence GTGAACGCTCCGATGGAAACCGTGTTCGGCCTGCTCGGCGGACTGGCCGTGTTCCTGTTCGGCATGAACATGATGTCCGAGAGCCTGCAGAAGGCCGCCGGCGCCAAGATGAAGTCGATCCTGTCCATGCTCACCTCGAACCCGGTGCTGGGCGTGCTGGCGGGCGCGGTGGCCACCGCCGTGCTGCAAAGCTCCAGCGCCACCACGGTCATGGCCATCGGCTTCGTCAGCGCGCGCCTCATGACGCTGCGCCAGGCCATCGCCGTCATATTCGGCGCCAACATCGGCACCACCATGACCGCGCAGCTCATGGCGTTCAAGCTCAGCGACTACATCTGGCTCATCGTGTTCGTCGGCTTCATCGTGTGGTTCGCGGCGAAGGACGAGCGCGTCAAGAACATCGGCCAGACCGTGTTCGCGTTCGGCCTGCTGTTCGTGGGCATCGACACCATGGGCGCGGTCATGAAGCCGCTCGCGCAAAGCGAGGTGTTCCTGGCGATGATCGACCAGGTGAAGGATATCCCCGCGCTCGGCGTTGCGGCGGGCACCGTGATGACGCTGGTCGTGCAAAGCTCCAGCGCCACCATCGCGGTGCTGCAGAGCTTCGCCTCGCAGCCCGGCCCCGACGGCGTGACCAGCGTGCTGGGCCTCCAGGGATCCATCCCCATCCTGCTCGGCGACAACATCGGCACCACCATCACGGCGCTCCTGGCCTGTATCGGGCAGTCTCGCGACGCGAAGCGCACCGCCGTGGCGCATAGCGTGTTCAACGTCACGGGCGCGTTCGTGTTCATCTGGTTCGTGCCGCTTATCGCGCAGTTCGTGCAGCTTCTCACGCCCGGCCCCGAGCTGGACGTCATCGCGCGCCAGATCGCGAACGCGCACACCACGTTCAACATCGTCTGCACGCTTCTATGGCTGCCGTTCATCGGGGCTATGGTGAAGATCGTGACGTTTCTCGTGCCGGGCAAGGCCGGCGAGGCGGCGCCGGGCGCGCTCGTCGTCCTTGACGACAAGATCCTCGGTCAGCCGGTGTTCGCCATCAGGATGTTCGGCGAGGAGCTGCAGAAGTACTGCGACAAGGTGCGCGCCATGCTGGCTGCGCTGCCCGAGGCCATCGCGAACCGGGACGCCGCCGCGCTCAAGGCGCTCCAAGCCGATTGCGCGCAGGTGGAAGCCGCGGAAAGCGAGCTTGCGAATTACGCGGTGGAGCTGCTGAGCGCCGGCGCGACGTCCGAGCGGCAGGCTGCGGAGATATCCGACCTCATGTTCATCGTGGACGCGGCGGGCCGCATCGGCTCGCGCTGCGGCGAAGCGGCCGCGCTGTACGGCGAGCGCCTCTCGTCGAAGAAGCCCTTCTCGGACGAGGCGCGCGAGGAGCTGGCCGAAAGCGCCGCGATGGTGGCGGACATGTACGACGCGGTGCTGCGGTTCCTGAGCGACGGAGGCACCGCCTCCGAGCAGGTGCTCGACGAGCGTCGCCGCCAGATCGTCAAGCGGCAGAGCCGGGCGCGCAAGGCCCACTTCCGCCGCGTGGGCAGCCGGCAGTGCGCGCCTGAGAACAAGGCGGTGTACAACCAGCTGCTGCTGTGCCTGGAGCGCGCGGGCAACGAGTGCTCGAACCTCGTGGAGCACGGCGCCGAGCTGTCCATGTGGGGCGACGCGCTGGGCGCCGACCGTCCCGGTTCGCATGACGGGGGAGCGCCGCCGGTCGCGAAGCGTTCCGAAGCGCCTGTCGACGAGCTGGCGGAGGCGCTTGCGTAG
- a CDS encoding ATP-dependent helicase yields MSIDIDSLNGPQREAVVTVDGPLLVLAGAGSGKTRVLTYRIANLIENHDVAPWEILAITFTNKAAAEMRERLNGLVGPRCRGMWVSTFHSMCVRMLRSDAEKLGFTRNFTIYDTDDQKRLYKEIMAELDIDPKRFPVNALMNRISTAKNELVVPSAFEKEAGDPVGKVASRVYSRLQERLKAANAFDFDDLLLYAYLLLKNHEDVRSAYQQRFRYIMVDEYQDTNHAQYSITGLLAEGHKNIMVVGDDDQSIYSWRGADLRNILEFEQDYPTAHTVKLEQNYRSVGNVLAAANAVIANNQHRKAKKLFTSAEDGDKIQVYMAADERDEGRWIAGEIEKQRAAGLSYNQVAVFYRTNAQSRMLEDMLLRAGVPYRIVGGTRFFDRAEIRDVMAYLTLVVNPADDIAAKRVINVPRRGIGKTTIERIEQFAREMGMTFMEGAELAIVDPELRASARQAIGEFVGLVNEARTYGGDLRKVIETIIDKSGLIGALQAENTDEARGRIENIQEFLGVVDEFTETHEDEDALYEAPTAEPADAPALAPVPSSADALAGSFYAFAGANELAAPAEESPVRVLRGDSLADFIEWVRLRTDLDTVAEDGHAVTMMTVHSSKGLEFDCVFVAGMEETLFPHMNSVGDAAGIEEERRLAYVAITRARKKLFLTCAYARQIFGQTSSNPISRFIQEIPSELRQTTGLGSAGFSGTGWEKRGSRKGIAGSGTEAGGGRVFGRSSASGSSGRSDERAARVGGSYVRPGAEKKAAAKMTFSTGDTVDHKTFGRGKVTKVDGDTLFVKFSKTGQTKKLLKDYAPIVKIG; encoded by the coding sequence ATGTCAATCGATATCGACAGCTTGAACGGGCCGCAGCGCGAGGCGGTCGTCACCGTCGACGGGCCGCTGCTCGTGCTCGCCGGCGCCGGCTCGGGCAAGACGCGCGTGCTCACGTACCGTATCGCGAACCTCATCGAGAACCACGACGTGGCTCCGTGGGAGATCCTCGCCATCACGTTCACGAACAAGGCGGCCGCCGAGATGCGCGAGCGCCTGAACGGCCTGGTGGGCCCTCGCTGCCGCGGCATGTGGGTGTCGACGTTCCACAGCATGTGCGTGCGCATGCTGCGCTCCGACGCCGAGAAGCTGGGATTCACGCGCAACTTCACCATCTACGACACCGACGACCAGAAGCGCCTGTACAAGGAGATCATGGCCGAGCTGGACATCGACCCAAAGCGCTTCCCTGTGAACGCCCTCATGAACCGCATCTCCACGGCGAAGAACGAGCTCGTCGTGCCGAGCGCCTTCGAGAAGGAAGCGGGCGACCCGGTGGGGAAGGTGGCTTCGCGCGTGTACTCCCGCTTGCAGGAGCGCCTCAAAGCCGCGAACGCCTTCGACTTCGACGACCTTCTGCTATACGCCTACCTGCTGCTGAAGAACCACGAAGACGTGCGGTCGGCCTACCAGCAGCGCTTCCGCTACATCATGGTGGACGAGTACCAGGACACGAACCACGCCCAGTACTCCATCACGGGGCTTTTGGCCGAGGGGCACAAGAACATCATGGTGGTGGGCGACGATGACCAGTCCATCTACTCGTGGCGCGGCGCCGACCTGCGCAACATCCTTGAGTTCGAGCAGGACTACCCGACGGCGCACACCGTGAAGCTCGAGCAGAACTACCGCAGCGTGGGCAACGTTCTGGCGGCTGCGAACGCCGTCATCGCGAACAACCAGCACCGCAAGGCGAAGAAGCTGTTCACCAGCGCCGAGGACGGCGACAAGATCCAGGTGTACATGGCCGCCGACGAGCGCGACGAAGGCCGCTGGATCGCCGGCGAGATCGAGAAGCAGCGCGCGGCGGGGCTGTCGTACAATCAGGTGGCCGTGTTCTACCGCACGAACGCGCAGAGCCGCATGCTGGAAGACATGCTGCTGCGCGCTGGCGTGCCGTACCGCATCGTCGGCGGCACGCGCTTCTTCGACCGCGCCGAGATCCGCGACGTCATGGCCTACCTCACGCTCGTCGTGAACCCGGCCGACGACATCGCCGCGAAGCGCGTCATCAACGTGCCGAGGCGCGGCATCGGCAAGACCACCATCGAGCGCATCGAGCAGTTCGCCCGCGAGATGGGCATGACGTTCATGGAGGGCGCCGAGCTGGCCATCGTCGATCCGGAGCTGCGCGCGTCGGCGCGCCAGGCCATCGGGGAGTTCGTGGGCCTCGTCAACGAGGCGCGCACCTACGGCGGCGATTTGCGCAAGGTCATCGAGACGATCATCGACAAGAGCGGCCTCATCGGCGCGCTGCAGGCCGAGAACACCGACGAGGCGCGCGGCCGCATCGAGAACATCCAGGAGTTCCTCGGCGTCGTCGACGAGTTCACCGAAACCCACGAGGACGAGGACGCGCTGTACGAGGCGCCCACGGCCGAGCCGGCCGACGCCCCCGCGCTCGCCCCCGTCCCCTCGTCCGCCGACGCCCTCGCGGGTTCGTTCTACGCCTTCGCGGGCGCGAACGAGCTTGCGGCTCCGGCCGAGGAAAGCCCCGTGCGCGTCCTGCGCGGCGACTCGCTGGCCGATTTCATCGAGTGGGTGCGCCTGCGCACCGACCTCGACACGGTGGCCGAGGACGGCCACGCCGTCACCATGATGACCGTGCACTCGTCGAAAGGCCTCGAGTTCGACTGCGTGTTCGTGGCCGGCATGGAGGAGACGCTGTTCCCCCACATGAACAGCGTGGGCGATGCGGCCGGCATCGAGGAGGAGCGCAGGCTGGCGTACGTGGCCATCACGCGCGCCCGCAAGAAGCTGTTCCTCACCTGCGCCTACGCGCGCCAGATCTTCGGCCAGACATCGTCGAACCCCATCTCGCGCTTCATCCAGGAGATCCCCTCCGAGCTGCGCCAGACCACGGGCCTCGGCTCGGCGGGCTTCAGCGGCACGGGCTGGGAGAAGCGCGGCAGCCGCAAGGGCATCGCCGGCAGCGGCACCGAGGCGGGCGGCGGCCGCGTGTTCGGCCGCTCCAGCGCGTCGGGTTCGTCCGGCCGCAGCGACGAGCGCGCCGCGCGCGTGGGCGGTTCCTACGTGCGCCCGGGCGCCGAGAAGAAGGCCGCCGCGAAGATGACGTTCTCCACGGGCGACACCGTGGACCACAAGACGTTCGGCCGCGGCAAGGTGACGAAGGTGGACGGCGACACGCTGTTCGTGAAGTTCTCCAAAACCGGTCAAACGAAGAAGCTTCTCAAAGATTACGCGCCCATCGTCAAGATCGGCTAG
- a CDS encoding DegV family protein: protein MKIVTDSSVMFSVEEGARRGMAVLPLVVTIDGQSWLEYEDVSAEEFLAKVRAGALPQSASPPPALTLKAYDTDEEVIHLAMADGLSGAYEVACGLVKQARRPDRVHVVNTRTLCVPHRVLACTAVRLAEQGADARAVLETLHAQIATAHSYLIPEDFDYLRRGGRLTPLAATFAHLVKAFPVMKQTDDGTRLEKMKVARSFAKAVNAIADDLEARGVGDGFFLGVSHADNRVQADEASGMLSERFPGCRHGVFDLGPAFITQGGPGCLAIQAVDLGAYPDLDLD from the coding sequence ATGAAGATCGTTACCGACTCTTCCGTTATGTTCTCGGTGGAGGAGGGCGCGCGGCGCGGCATGGCCGTGCTTCCGCTCGTCGTGACCATCGACGGCCAAAGCTGGCTCGAATACGAGGACGTGTCGGCCGAGGAGTTCTTGGCGAAGGTACGCGCGGGCGCGCTGCCGCAGAGCGCATCGCCTCCTCCGGCGCTCACCCTGAAGGCTTACGACACCGACGAAGAGGTGATTCACCTCGCCATGGCCGACGGGCTGTCGGGCGCCTACGAGGTGGCGTGCGGCCTCGTCAAGCAGGCGCGCCGTCCCGATCGCGTGCATGTGGTGAACACGCGCACGCTGTGCGTGCCCCATCGGGTGTTGGCCTGCACGGCGGTGCGGCTGGCCGAACAGGGGGCGGACGCAAGGGCCGTCCTCGAGACGCTGCATGCCCAGATCGCTACCGCTCACTCCTACCTCATTCCCGAAGATTTCGACTACCTGCGCCGCGGCGGGCGCCTCACGCCGCTCGCGGCGACGTTCGCTCATCTCGTGAAGGCGTTTCCCGTCATGAAGCAGACCGACGACGGTACGCGCCTCGAGAAGATGAAGGTGGCGCGCTCGTTCGCGAAAGCCGTTAACGCCATCGCCGACGACCTGGAGGCTCGGGGCGTGGGCGATGGCTTCTTCCTGGGCGTGAGCCATGCAGACAACCGCGTGCAGGCCGACGAGGCGTCCGGTATGCTGTCCGAGCGCTTTCCGGGATGCCGCCACGGCGTCTTCGACCTGGGCCCCGCGTTCATCACGCAGGGCGGCCCCGGCTGCCTTGCCATACAAGCTGTCGACCTGGGAGCTTATCCCGATCTCGATTTG